In the genome of Polaribacter atrinae, one region contains:
- a CDS encoding four helix bundle protein encodes MYVFSFEKLKVWQEAIDLSVEVYGISKSFPVDEKYGITSQLKRATNSIAANIAEGTSRITNKDKAHFSTIAFSTTMEVLNHIILCHKLKFIDEIVYNDIRQRIYKISNMLNALRKSQLNS; translated from the coding sequence ATGTATGTATTTTCATTTGAAAAATTAAAAGTTTGGCAAGAAGCTATTGATTTATCTGTTGAAGTTTACGGTATCTCAAAAAGTTTTCCTGTTGATGAAAAATATGGAATTACAAGCCAATTAAAAAGAGCTACAAATTCAATAGCTGCAAATATTGCAGAAGGAACATCAAGAATTACAAACAAAGACAAAGCACATTTTTCAACAATTGCTTTTAGTACAACAATGGAAGTTTTAAATCATATTATTTTATGTCACAAATTAAAGTTTATAGATGAAATTGTTTATAACGATATAAGGCAACGTATTTACAAAATATCAAACATGCTTAATGCTTTAAGAAAATCTCAATTAAACAGTTAA
- a CDS encoding M1 family aminopeptidase encodes MIRFVVVCLFIFVHIYSGTAQELIQIAEAEAKSAATKIHFKANPNTANYNITYHKLEFSVDPKVAAISGKVTTTFTALDNLTTVTFDLDDNMTVTSVTQNGNAVSFSQNSNDELVITLQTTLNQGNSTSVTINYGGNPTSNGFGSFEVNTHGTANTPVLWTLSEPYGALGWWPCKQDLNDKIDTIDVYITAPEQYVSVSNGLEQGTTTTLGSKTTHFKHQYPIPAYLIAIAVTDYETYSHQVSHNDNNFPIVNYVYPESLTSAQNSTLVTVDIMEHFIDLFGDYPYKNEKYGHAQFGWGGGMEHTTVSFMGSFNRGLIAHELAHQWFGNKVTCGSWKDIWLNEGFATYLSGLTIEHLDGETSFKSWRNSTINSITSSTSGAVYLSDVDTTSVSRIFNSRLTYNKGAMVLHMLRKKLGDTNFFKGIKNYITDPNLAYGYAKTPYLITHLETASSLDLNEFFNDWVYNQGYPTYNVAWHQPTTNTINIQVNQTQSHTSVSFFEANIPIRLNGTNGEVLDLVLNNLTNGEIFVENINFPVSSIDFDPDYHLISRNSTTTLAVENNPFVLENISLLPNPVNTDLTIKTSKNIIFKKALLYNTLGKEVLKSNSKHINISELSAGIYFIKVFTDSGNLYRKIIKE; translated from the coding sequence ATGATTCGTTTTGTTGTTGTTTGCTTATTTATTTTTGTACATATTTATAGCGGAACTGCCCAAGAACTCATACAAATTGCAGAAGCAGAAGCAAAATCTGCTGCAACAAAAATTCATTTTAAAGCAAACCCAAACACTGCTAATTACAATATTACCTATCATAAATTAGAGTTTTCTGTAGATCCTAAAGTTGCAGCTATTTCTGGTAAAGTAACCACCACTTTTACCGCTTTAGACAATTTAACTACCGTTACTTTCGATTTAGACGATAATATGACTGTTACTTCGGTAACGCAAAACGGAAACGCTGTATCTTTTTCTCAAAACTCAAATGACGAATTGGTTATTACGCTTCAAACCACATTAAATCAAGGAAATTCCACATCAGTTACCATAAATTATGGCGGCAACCCAACAAGTAATGGTTTTGGTTCTTTTGAAGTAAATACACACGGAACAGCAAACACTCCTGTACTTTGGACACTCTCTGAGCCTTATGGTGCTTTAGGTTGGTGGCCTTGTAAACAAGATTTGAATGATAAAATTGACACTATTGATGTGTATATCACTGCACCTGAACAATATGTTTCCGTTTCCAACGGATTGGAGCAAGGCACAACCACTACTTTAGGTTCTAAAACAACACATTTTAAACACCAATATCCTATTCCTGCTTATTTAATTGCCATTGCAGTTACCGATTACGAAACCTATTCTCACCAAGTTTCTCATAATGACAACAACTTTCCGATTGTAAATTATGTCTATCCAGAAAGTTTAACCTCAGCCCAAAACAGTACTTTAGTTACCGTTGATATCATGGAACATTTTATCGATTTATTTGGTGATTATCCTTATAAAAATGAAAAATATGGACACGCTCAGTTTGGTTGGGGCGGCGGAATGGAACACACAACCGTTTCTTTTATGGGAAGTTTTAATAGAGGTTTAATTGCCCACGAGCTAGCACACCAATGGTTTGGTAATAAAGTTACTTGCGGCAGTTGGAAAGATATTTGGTTAAATGAAGGTTTTGCAACCTACTTATCTGGCTTAACAATAGAGCATTTAGACGGAGAAACTTCTTTTAAAAGCTGGAGAAATTCTACTATAAACTCCATAACTTCCTCTACAAGTGGAGCAGTTTACCTTTCTGATGTAGACACCACAAGCGTTAGCAGAATTTTTAATAGCAGATTAACCTATAATAAAGGCGCCATGGTTTTACACATGTTGCGCAAAAAATTAGGAGATACAAACTTTTTTAAAGGGATAAAAAACTACATAACCGATCCTAATTTGGCGTATGGTTATGCTAAAACACCCTATTTAATAACACATTTAGAAACTGCGAGTAGCTTAGATTTAAACGAGTTTTTTAACGATTGGGTGTACAACCAAGGATACCCAACTTACAACGTTGCATGGCATCAACCAACAACAAATACCATAAATATACAGGTAAACCAAACACAGAGTCATACTTCTGTTTCTTTCTTTGAAGCCAATATTCCTATACGTTTAAACGGAACGAATGGAGAAGTTTTAGATTTGGTTTTAAACAACTTAACGAATGGAGAAATATTTGTAGAAAATATAAATTTCCCAGTAAGTTCTATCGATTTTGACCCTGATTATCACTTAATTTCTAGAAATAGTACTACTACATTAGCTGTGGAGAACAATCCTTTTGTATTAGAAAACATCTCTTTGTTACCCAACCCAGTAAATACAGATTTAACCATTAAAACATCAAAAAATATAATTTTTAAAAAAGCTCTTTTATACAATACCCTTGGTAAAGAAGTACTAAAATCTAACAGTAAACATATAAATATTAGCGAACTAAGTGCTGGGATTTATTTTATTAAAGTTTTTACAGATTCAGGAAACTTATATAGAAAGATTATCAAAGAGTAG
- a CDS encoding BatD family protein, producing MKKQILYILLFISTIGFAQNPIVRAEIDTTNIRIGEQFNLKITVDDTQNVIMPKLNLKGLEIIDSTKVDTVKNSLIRKYILTGFDSGAFYIPQQQIFVKNQAFLTDSLLVNVATIAIDTTKVKKFPIKSIKSEPYTFDDFKIYIYILLAALAIIGFWIYWFVIRKRKEETEDPTYRALPPYEEAIFKLNELDEKLLWQNNKIKEYYSELTEIVRGYIERELKVPALEKTTDEVLDMLKDFKDAETIQTSEETIKKLRDLLREADLVKFAKSKPLALEIEEDRKDAQDIVSSLKPKPIIEENDELE from the coding sequence ATGAAAAAACAAATACTCTACATACTGCTATTTATTTCTACTATTGGTTTTGCACAAAACCCTATAGTAAGGGCAGAAATTGATACTACTAATATTAGAATTGGTGAGCAATTTAATTTAAAGATTACAGTGGATGATACACAGAATGTAATCATGCCTAAACTGAATCTAAAAGGCTTAGAAATTATAGATTCTACCAAAGTAGATACTGTAAAAAACTCGTTAATAAGAAAGTATATTCTAACGGGTTTTGATAGTGGTGCATTTTACATTCCGCAACAACAAATTTTTGTAAAAAATCAAGCTTTTTTAACTGATTCTTTATTAGTAAACGTAGCTACCATAGCTATTGACACAACCAAGGTGAAGAAATTCCCGATTAAATCTATTAAAAGTGAACCATATACTTTTGATGATTTTAAAATATACATTTACATCCTTTTAGCAGCATTGGCTATTATTGGCTTCTGGATTTACTGGTTTGTGATCAGAAAAAGAAAAGAAGAAACAGAAGACCCAACATACAGAGCATTGCCTCCTTATGAAGAAGCTATTTTTAAGCTGAATGAATTAGATGAAAAACTATTGTGGCAAAACAATAAAATTAAAGAATACTATTCTGAATTGACAGAAATTGTGCGTGGTTATATAGAGCGAGAATTAAAAGTACCTGCTTTAGAAAAAACAACGGATGAGGTTTTAGATATGCTAAAAGACTTTAAAGATGCAGAAACTATACAAACATCAGAAGAAACTATTAAAAAGTTAAGAGATTTATTACGAGAAGCAGATTTGGTAAAGTTTGCAAAATCGAAACCTTTAGCTTTAGAAATAGAAGAAGATAGAAAAGATGCTCAGGATATTGTGAGTAGTTTAAAACCTAAACCAATTATTGAAGAGAATGATGAATTGGAGTAA
- a CDS encoding vWA domain-containing protein — MNWSNFEFHNPEFLWLLILIPLVAVWHFFMRKKDAAVLTMPSIKGFKTDSLLSKLKPLLYLLRILALVAIIVALARPRNVSVSKKTKSNKGIDIVMAIDVSASMLAKDLKPNRLEALKKVAIDFVDRRPNDRIGIVVYAGESFTQTPITSDKGIVKRTISELKWGQLEGGTAIGMGLGSAVNRLKESTAKSKVIILLTDGVNNSGNIDPRTATELAKELEIKTYTIGLGTNGMADFPYSRDPRTGELQFRKLPVEIDEDLLKEIAAETQGKYFRATDNESLKEIYDEIDKLEKTKIEEFKYYNYQEKYRIFIFLGLGFLLLEFFLRNTIFKSFI, encoded by the coding sequence ATGAATTGGAGTAATTTTGAGTTTCATAATCCGGAGTTTTTATGGTTACTAATACTAATTCCATTAGTAGCGGTTTGGCATTTTTTTATGCGCAAAAAAGATGCAGCAGTTTTAACAATGCCCAGTATAAAAGGTTTTAAAACAGACTCGCTTTTATCTAAATTAAAACCACTTTTATACCTTTTAAGAATATTAGCCTTGGTAGCAATTATTGTTGCTTTAGCAAGACCAAGAAATGTTTCTGTTAGTAAAAAAACAAAAAGTAATAAAGGAATAGATATTGTAATGGCAATTGATGTTTCTGCAAGTATGTTGGCCAAAGATTTAAAACCTAACAGATTAGAAGCTCTTAAAAAAGTTGCTATAGATTTTGTTGATAGAAGACCAAACGACAGAATAGGAATTGTTGTTTATGCCGGCGAAAGTTTTACACAAACGCCTATTACAAGTGATAAAGGAATTGTAAAACGTACTATTTCTGAATTAAAATGGGGACAATTAGAAGGCGGAACCGCAATAGGTATGGGACTGGGTTCTGCAGTTAACAGATTAAAAGAAAGCACTGCAAAAAGTAAGGTTATTATCTTATTAACAGACGGTGTAAATAATTCTGGTAATATAGACCCAAGAACAGCTACAGAGCTTGCTAAAGAATTAGAAATTAAAACCTACACCATAGGATTAGGAACTAATGGAATGGCAGATTTTCCTTATAGTAGAGATCCTAGAACAGGTGAATTACAATTTAGAAAGCTTCCTGTAGAGATAGACGAAGATTTGCTTAAAGAAATAGCAGCGGAAACTCAAGGTAAATACTTTAGAGCTACAGACAACGAGTCTTTAAAAGAGATTTATGATGAAATTGATAAGCTAGAAAAAACAAAAATAGAAGAATTTAAATATTACAATTATCAAGAAAAATATAGAATTTTTATCTTTTTAGGATTAGGATTCTTGTTATTAGAGTTTTTTTTAAGAAACACCATCTTTAAGAGTTTTATATAG
- a CDS encoding VWA domain-containing protein — MYRIEEPIYFSLLIIIPAMIVVFLLVLWWKKRTQKKFADLNLLQNLAPNTSTFKSVLKLVFLLLGITFLVIALVNPKMGTKLQTVKREGVDIVFALDVSKSMLAEDIAPNRLEKAKQIISKTIEKLGSDRVGIIIYAGNAYPLLPITTDHAAANMFLQNANPDMVSSQGTDINGALELAKTYYNNDEQTNRFLIIISDGEDHQEETKQVAQTLTEEGVKIYTIGVGLENGSPIPMRVNGTMIGYKKDNKGETVLTKRMPDVLQGIADAANGTYIDGNVTDKPVTVIADIIANAEKSEFETKQFSDYKDQFQWFVAIGLLFLLIDILLFDKKTKWLRKVDLFDEEKTKK, encoded by the coding sequence ATGTATCGTATAGAAGAACCAATTTATTTTTCCCTGCTCATAATCATTCCAGCAATGATTGTTGTTTTCTTGTTGGTTTTATGGTGGAAAAAAAGAACACAGAAAAAATTTGCTGATTTAAATTTACTTCAAAATTTAGCACCAAATACTTCCACCTTTAAATCTGTTTTAAAATTGGTGTTTTTACTTTTAGGAATTACATTTTTAGTAATTGCTTTAGTAAACCCTAAAATGGGAACCAAATTACAAACCGTAAAAAGAGAAGGTGTAGATATTGTTTTTGCCTTAGATGTTTCTAAAAGTATGCTAGCAGAAGATATTGCGCCAAACAGATTAGAAAAAGCAAAACAAATTATCTCTAAAACTATTGAAAAACTAGGTTCTGATAGAGTTGGTATTATTATTTATGCAGGAAATGCGTATCCGCTTTTACCAATAACTACAGATCATGCCGCAGCAAATATGTTTTTGCAAAATGCAAATCCAGATATGGTTTCTAGTCAAGGTACAGACATCAATGGAGCTCTAGAATTAGCAAAAACTTATTATAATAATGACGAACAAACAAACCGTTTTTTAATTATTATTTCTGACGGAGAAGATCATCAAGAAGAAACAAAACAAGTAGCACAAACATTAACCGAAGAGGGGGTAAAGATTTACACAATTGGTGTAGGTTTAGAAAATGGAAGTCCAATTCCTATGCGAGTAAACGGTACTATGATTGGCTACAAAAAAGACAATAAAGGAGAAACTGTACTCACCAAACGCATGCCAGATGTTCTACAAGGCATTGCAGATGCAGCAAATGGTACTTATATTGATGGTAATGTTACAGATAAACCAGTAACAGTAATTGCAGATATTATTGCGAATGCTGAAAAAAGTGAATTCGAAACAAAACAATTTTCAGACTATAAAGACCAGTTTCAATGGTTTGTAGCAATAGGATTACTTTTCTTATTGATAGATATTTTATTATTTGATAAGAAAACGAAATGGTTGCGAAAAGTAGATTTGTTTGATGAAGAAAAAACGAAAAAATAA
- a CDS encoding glycosyltransferase, with amino-acid sequence MKSATFNLKLHNNKFSIDDKKKSPINFKAILTLVSSFVIMIGAAFVVYMLQDDFSKFNYDRLNNNFGFLFFSLAAALFAFGVMTFLYDLYLYFKYKPIASVSDEELPTVTVIVPAYNEGKQVWATLKSLAKSDYPKEKLQLLSIDDGSKDDTWQWMKEAKKLLGDQVTIMQQPKNMGKRHALYRGFNMGSGEIFVTVDSDSIVKKDTLRNLVSPIVVDKKCGAVAGNIQVLNNNKALLPKMLNVSFVMSFEFKRSAESSLNSVLCTPGALAAYKASAVFACLPEWIDQKFMGKASDIGEDRALTNMILKQGYSVLFQKNAYAYTNVPEDYIGLYKMFIRWGRSNVRENIAMYKYVFTDFKEGSKFGSRLLFVTQSIKMIMSYPFLLFMMYFIFTHPVLFISSTLLSILVVSTFPVLFYTKRYDLKQALWAYSYSILYTFGLFWITPYSIATAGKSGWLTREIAA; translated from the coding sequence ATGAAATCAGCAACCTTTAATTTAAAATTACATAACAATAAGTTTTCTATAGATGATAAAAAAAAGTCTCCAATTAATTTTAAAGCTATTCTTACGCTAGTAAGCTCATTTGTAATAATGATTGGTGCAGCTTTTGTAGTTTACATGTTACAAGATGATTTCTCTAAATTTAACTATGACAGATTAAACAACAACTTTGGATTTCTATTTTTTAGTCTAGCTGCAGCCCTATTTGCTTTTGGAGTAATGACATTTCTTTATGATCTATACTTATATTTTAAATACAAACCTATAGCATCTGTAAGCGATGAAGAATTACCTACAGTTACGGTAATTGTACCAGCATATAACGAAGGAAAACAAGTTTGGGCTACCTTAAAAAGTTTAGCTAAAAGTGATTATCCAAAAGAAAAATTACAATTATTATCTATTGATGATGGTAGTAAAGATGATACTTGGCAGTGGATGAAAGAAGCTAAAAAACTTTTAGGAGATCAAGTAACCATAATGCAACAACCAAAAAACATGGGTAAAAGACATGCTTTATACCGTGGTTTTAATATGGGAAGTGGAGAAATATTTGTAACTGTAGATAGTGACTCGATAGTTAAAAAAGACACACTTCGTAATTTAGTAAGTCCGATAGTTGTAGATAAAAAATGTGGTGCTGTAGCTGGTAATATTCAGGTATTGAATAACAACAAAGCTTTGTTACCAAAAATGCTAAACGTAAGTTTTGTAATGAGTTTCGAATTTAAGCGTTCTGCAGAAAGTAGTTTAAATTCGGTTTTATGTACTCCTGGTGCTTTAGCCGCTTACAAAGCTAGTGCTGTTTTTGCTTGTTTACCAGAATGGATAGACCAGAAATTTATGGGTAAAGCTTCTGATATTGGAGAAGACAGAGCCTTAACGAACATGATTTTAAAACAAGGATACAGCGTATTATTTCAAAAAAATGCATACGCATATACAAATGTACCAGAAGACTATATTGGTTTGTACAAAATGTTTATTAGATGGGGAAGAAGTAATGTAAGAGAAAACATTGCTATGTATAAATATGTATTTACCGACTTTAAAGAAGGTAGTAAATTCGGATCGAGATTATTATTTGTAACGCAGTCCATAAAAATGATCATGTCATATCCTTTTTTATTATTTATGATGTATTTCATTTTTACACATCCTGTTTTATTTATAAGCTCTACTTTGTTAAGTATTTTAGTCGTGTCTACTTTCCCTGTATTATTCTACACTAAGAGATATGATTTAAAACAAGCACTATGGGCGTATTCTTATAGCATACTTTATACTTTTGGCTTATTCTGGATTACTCCATACTCTATTGCAACCGCAGGTAAAAGCGGATGGTTAACAAGAGAAATAGCTGCATAA
- a CDS encoding DUF58 domain-containing protein: METKEILKKVRKIEIKTKRLSNDIFGGEYHSSFKGRGMTFSEVRQYQFGDDVRAIDWNVTARYNEPYIKVFEEERELTMMLLVDVSGSELFGTSTQFKKDTVTEIAATLAFSATQNNDKVGLILFSDGVELFIPPKKGKSHVLRIIRELIEFKPKSKKTNIAAALKFLSSVMKKRAIVFMLSDFMDDDYEKTLKIAAKKHDLTGIRVFDKHDEEIPNLGMVPMLDSETGNVQLINTASKSVRTSYKANALRLADYYTNMFKRSGAGTVNTRVDENYVKKLLGYFKHKGR, from the coding sequence TTGGAAACAAAAGAAATACTTAAAAAGGTTCGTAAAATAGAAATTAAGACAAAGCGTTTGTCTAATGATATTTTTGGAGGTGAATACCATTCATCATTCAAAGGACGTGGTATGACTTTTTCTGAGGTAAGGCAATACCAATTTGGCGATGACGTAAGAGCTATTGATTGGAATGTTACCGCTCGTTATAACGAACCTTATATTAAGGTTTTTGAAGAAGAACGTGAGTTAACCATGATGCTATTGGTAGATGTTTCTGGTTCTGAATTGTTCGGAACATCAACGCAGTTTAAAAAAGATACCGTTACAGAAATTGCTGCTACATTGGCTTTTTCGGCCACTCAGAATAATGATAAAGTAGGTCTAATTTTATTTTCTGATGGTGTAGAACTTTTTATTCCTCCTAAAAAAGGAAAAAGTCACGTTTTACGTATCATTAGAGAACTGATCGAATTTAAACCAAAAAGTAAAAAAACCAATATTGCTGCTGCTTTAAAGTTTTTATCTAGTGTGATGAAAAAAAGAGCCATTGTTTTTATGTTATCCGATTTTATGGATGATGATTATGAAAAAACATTAAAAATTGCGGCAAAGAAACACGATTTAACAGGGATAAGAGTTTTTGACAAACATGATGAAGAAATTCCTAATTTAGGAATGGTTCCTATGCTCGATTCAGAAACCGGTAATGTACAGTTGATAAACACAGCATCGAAATCTGTAAGAACAAGTTACAAAGCAAATGCTTTACGTTTAGCAGATTATTATACAAACATGTTTAAAAGAAGTGGCGCAGGTACCGTTAACACAAGAGTTGATGAAAACTACGTAAAAAAATTATTAGGTTATTTTAAACATAAAGGAAGATAG
- a CDS encoding tetratricopeptide repeat protein, producing the protein MKEVKDNMKILQYILIVFLMLFSPKEILAQKDSIALQREARKLLRQGNDLYNKKKFTDASVAYQKSLANNTKYDKASYNLGNAFYENNNFKEAVPQYELTAETAKDKFTKAEAYHNIGNAMMEQKQYQPAVDAYKNSLRNNPNDDETRYNLAVAQSLLEKENQDNKDDRNKDNKDNKDKDQKDKDDKKDGDDKDKNKDKKDEKNEKDKDGKGDDEKDKNKDPKKDEKKEQEKPKPQKGKMSPEQVKQLLESLNNEEKKTQKKMNAQKAKGEKVKQEKDW; encoded by the coding sequence ATGAAAGAAGTTAAAGATAACATGAAGATTTTACAGTACATCCTTATCGTTTTCTTGATGCTATTTTCACCGAAAGAAATTTTAGCACAAAAAGACTCTATTGCCCTACAACGAGAAGCTAGAAAACTCTTAAGACAAGGAAATGATTTATACAATAAAAAAAAATTTACAGATGCTTCTGTTGCATATCAGAAATCATTAGCAAATAATACAAAATATGATAAAGCTTCTTATAATTTAGGAAATGCTTTTTATGAAAATAATAATTTTAAAGAAGCTGTTCCACAATACGAATTGACTGCAGAAACTGCAAAAGACAAATTTACAAAGGCAGAAGCGTATCATAACATTGGTAATGCAATGATGGAACAAAAACAATATCAACCTGCCGTAGACGCCTATAAAAACTCTTTAAGAAACAACCCTAATGATGATGAAACTCGTTATAATTTAGCCGTTGCTCAATCTTTATTAGAAAAAGAAAATCAAGATAACAAAGACGATAGAAATAAGGACAACAAGGACAATAAAGATAAAGACCAGAAAGACAAAGACGATAAAAAAGACGGGGACGACAAAGACAAAAATAAGGACAAAAAAGACGAGAAAAACGAAAAAGATAAAGACGGTAAGGGGGATGATGAAAAGGATAAAAACAAAGATCCTAAAAAAGATGAGAAAAAGGAACAAGAAAAGCCAAAGCCTCAAAAAGGTAAAATGTCTCCAGAACAAGTAAAACAATTACTAGAAAGTTTAAATAACGAGGAAAAGAAAACTCAAAAGAAAATGAATGCTCAAAAGGCAAAAGGCGAAAAAGTAAAACAAGAAAAAGATTGGTAG
- a CDS encoding UDP-2,3-diacylglucosamine diphosphatase yields the protein MISITTSENKKVYFASDQHFGAPTPEASFPREKKFVAWLDEVKKDAEAIFLLGDLFDFWFEYKTVVPKGFVRVLGKLAEIRDSGIPIYFFIGNHDLWMNDYFEKELNIPVYHEPQEFIINNKKFLIGHGDGLGPGDHGYKRMKKVFTFPLFKWMFRWLHPDIGVSLGHYMSVKNKLISGDDDAKYLGDENEWLVLYCKEKLTKQHYDYFVFGHRHLPLEIKLKENSTYINLGDWIQYFTYGEFKDSFKLLQDK from the coding sequence TTGATTTCTATAACAACTTCAGAAAATAAAAAAGTCTATTTTGCATCCGACCAACACTTTGGAGCACCAACGCCAGAAGCTAGTTTTCCTCGCGAAAAAAAGTTTGTTGCTTGGTTAGACGAAGTAAAAAAAGATGCAGAAGCTATTTTTTTACTAGGTGATTTATTCGACTTTTGGTTCGAGTATAAAACAGTTGTGCCAAAAGGTTTTGTTAGGGTTTTAGGTAAATTAGCTGAAATAAGAGATAGCGGAATTCCTATTTACTTTTTTATTGGTAATCATGATTTATGGATGAATGATTATTTCGAAAAAGAACTCAACATACCGGTATATCATGAACCACAAGAATTTATAATCAACAATAAGAAGTTTTTAATTGGGCACGGAGACGGTTTAGGCCCTGGAGATCATGGCTACAAACGTATGAAAAAAGTCTTCACCTTCCCTTTATTCAAGTGGATGTTTAGATGGTTACACCCAGATATCGGAGTCAGTTTAGGGCATTATATGTCTGTAAAAAACAAATTAATTTCTGGTGATGATGATGCCAAATATTTAGGTGATGAAAACGAATGGTTGGTTTTGTATTGCAAAGAGAAACTAACCAAACAACATTACGATTACTTTGTGTTTGGACACAGACATCTTCCTTTAGAAATAAAATTGAAAGAAAATAGCACCTACATAAATCTAGGAGATTGGATTCAATATTTCACCTATGGTGAGTTTAAAGACTCCTTTAAACTTTTACAAGACAAATAA
- a CDS encoding AAA family ATPase has protein sequence MDVDVRAINEKIERESAFIDILTLEMNKVIVGQKQMIESLLIGLIGNGHILLEGVPGLAKTLAINTLSKAVQASFSRVQFTPDLLPADVVGTMIYNMKENGFEIKKGPIFANFVLADEINRAPAKVQSALLEAMQERQITIGDTTFKLDEPFLVMATQNPVEQEGTYPLPEAQVDRFMLKVVIDYPKLQDEQIIMRQNLSGGFSKVNPVVSVDQIIRAREVANEVYMDEKIEKYILDIIFATRYPEKYNLPQLKDLISFGASPRGSINLAKAAKCYAFIKRRGYVIPEDVRAVVFDILRHRIGITYEAEAENVTSVDIINSIINEIEVP, from the coding sequence ATGGATGTAGATGTAAGAGCTATTAATGAAAAAATAGAAAGAGAAAGTGCCTTTATAGATATTCTTACTTTAGAAATGAATAAAGTAATTGTTGGTCAAAAACAAATGATAGAAAGTTTGTTAATTGGATTGATTGGAAACGGTCATATTTTGTTAGAAGGGGTTCCTGGATTGGCAAAAACATTAGCAATTAATACATTATCTAAAGCAGTACAAGCTAGTTTTAGTAGGGTACAGTTTACACCAGATTTACTACCTGCAGATGTTGTTGGAACCATGATTTACAACATGAAGGAAAATGGTTTTGAAATTAAAAAAGGACCTATTTTTGCAAACTTTGTGTTAGCAGATGAGATTAACAGAGCACCTGCAAAAGTACAATCTGCTTTATTAGAGGCAATGCAAGAGCGCCAGATTACTATTGGTGATACTACTTTTAAGTTAGACGAGCCTTTCTTAGTAATGGCAACTCAAAACCCGGTAGAACAAGAAGGAACATATCCTTTACCAGAAGCACAAGTAGATAGATTTATGCTAAAAGTGGTAATTGATTATCCTAAATTACAAGACGAGCAAATTATTATGCGTCAAAATTTATCTGGCGGATTTTCAAAAGTAAATCCTGTAGTTTCTGTTGATCAAATTATAAGAGCAAGAGAAGTTGCTAACGAAGTGTATATGGATGAAAAAATTGAGAAATACATTCTTGATATCATCTTTGCAACTCGTTATCCAGAAAAATACAACTTACCACAATTAAAAGATTTAATTAGTTTCGGAGCTTCACCAAGGGGAAGTATTAACCTTGCAAAAGCCGCAAAATGTTATGCTTTCATTAAAAGAAGAGGGTATGTAATACCAGAAGATGTTAGAGCAGTTGTTTTTGATATTTTACGTCACAGAATAGGAATCACATATGAAGCGGAAGCAGAAAATGTAACTTCTGTAGACATTATCAATTCTATTATTAACGAAATTGAAGTACCATAA